A part of Leishmania panamensis strain MHOM/PA/94/PSC-1 chromosome 34 sequence genomic DNA contains:
- a CDS encoding hypothetical protein (TriTrypDB/GeneDB-style sysID: LpmP.34.4440): MLRCYRAHRPVGSPTAQLPSLSSSPPIWQTPAIACRHYHSDYGTGEVNFSASASLAPSNSASQTYLEYMDRMWNSKWFGTVDGSTAAATTAHFASADPSLFTQVFLSCQQALSIEAGTLLLLTGAVTRLCTLFFSLYGERAAERMRLALPELKKPQEDFNRVYFNDFASAMEVQMAASVLKSHRRTVFGKYHTSSLQCIASLGMAPVIITGVYQVSALCENVALDVGASSYLWCSALTLPDPLLVLPTLTCLITLLNFELALSKEIKTGWMRNVIWGARLGCLCVVPVVSSFRSGVCLYLIGMNAVGLLQPLLLRSPVIRRWLRFPSPEQVAAATPLRSTTVPWTAVRSRAATLRERIVAAVAPADDPAAAGARAKANDADDDVLKASMTIQFPYLSHLLNPQVDEHHDLFTKAPNKQPKPDVRGRARIIPSSDHLQGQQYTASTHPAAAAPVHGSRYAQGTNPLMRETPLHRQEPSSSRVSPHKGGRGSGSSGAAAAAGGIPGAASAAAAKRVPKLRGSTFASSGWKSAQLSFSEEDFTPSYPDGNPSHPSSPSSQSHK; encoded by the coding sequence ATGCTCCGCTGTTACCGCGCGCATCGACCGGTCGGGTCACcaacggcgcagctgccgtctTTGTCAAGCTCGCCTCCCATTTGGCAAACCCCAGCGATTGCCTGCCGGCACTACCATAGCGACTATGGCACTGGGGAAGTGAacttctctgcctccgccaGTCTTGCACCATCGAACAGCGCTTCCCAAACGTACCTGGAGTACATGGACCGAATGTGGAACAGCAAGTGGTTTGGCACGGTGGATGGGAGCACGGCCGCGGCTACCACGGCGCACTTCGCTTCCGCTGACCCTTCTCTGTTCACGCAGGTGTTTCTTTCATGTCAGCAGGCGCTGAGCATCGAGGCGGGAACGCTCCTTTTGCTCACTGGTGCCGTCACACGCCTCTgcaccctcttcttctcgctctaCGGGGAGCGAGCAGCTGAGCGGATGCGACTGGCTCTGCCAGAACTGAAGAAACCTCAAGAGGATTTCAATCGTGTCTATTTCAATGActtcgcctccgccatgGAAGTGCAGATGGCAGCGAGCGTGCTCAAGAGCCATCGTCGCACTGTCTTTGGCAAATATCACACGTCGAGCCTCCAGTGCATCGCGTCTCTTGGTATGGCGCCAGTGATCATAACGGGAGTCTATCAAGTCTCCGCACTGTGCGAGAATGTCGCCCTCGACGTGGGGGCCTCTTCCTACCTGTGGTGCAGTGCCTTGACGCTGCCTGATCCGCTTCTCGTGCTTCCCACGCTCACGTGCCTCATCACACTGCTCAACTTCGAGCTCGCCCTGTCGAAAGAGATCAAGACAGGCTGGATGCGAAACGTGATTTGGGGCGCGCGGCTGGGATGCCTGTGCGTCGTTCCCGTCGTATCGTCGTTCCGCTCTGGCGTATGCCTCTACCTGATTGGCATGAATGCGGTGGGCCTGCTGCAACCGCTGCTCTTGCGCTCTCCCGTCATTCGGCGGTGGCTCCGCTTCCCCTCACCAGAGCaggtggccgccgccacgccgctCCGAAGCACAACGGTACCTTGGACAGCGGTCAGAAGTCGTGCTGCAACACTACGAGAGCGTATcgtagcggcggtggcgccggcagATGATCCAGCAGCCGCTGGCGCGAGGGCAAAGGCAAATGACGCTGATGATGATGTATTGAAGGCGAGCATGACCATTCAGTTTCCTTATCTCAGCCATTTACTGAACCCGCAAGTCGATGAGCATCATGACCTCTTCACCAAAGCACCAAATAAGCAGCCAAAACCAGACGTCAGAGGCCGTGCCCGCATTATACCTTCTTCAGACCACTTGCAGGGGCAGCAGTACACCGCTTCTACGCaccccgctgctgccgcccctgTTCATGGCAGCCGCTACGCACAAGGCACAAACCCACTCATGCGAGAAACGCCCCTGCATCGTCAAGAGCCCTCCTCTAGCCGCGTATCACCACACAAGGGCGGACGAGGTAGCGGCAGtagcggtgccgctgcggcggctggggGGATACCTGgcgcggcatcagcagctgctgcaaaGCGTGTACCAAAGCTGAGAGGGTCAACATTCGCGTCGAGTGGTTGGAAGAGTGCCCAGCTGTCGTTTTCAGAGGAGGACTTCACTCCGTCCTACCCCGATGGGAatccctcccacccctcgtcgccatcgtcgcAGTCGCACAAGTGA
- a CDS encoding phosphatidylserine decarboxylase, putative (TriTrypDB/GeneDB-style sysID: LpmP.34.4450), whose amino-acid sequence MAPLQLTPPLCFHKNHRNVRLSNPTRRWLYNRIFLGGIGAFGCYLALRYQLAAWEARRHPGDGNYLCSSDMVDFLLYMPLNLISNAAGRLVENQSVPARVHNWFVQAAVYWHALDMSESEQKTNFDTFQQFYVRDWTPTARPVDAAASVVAPCDGQVLAVNTDVESTSLVQVKGLTYGMRSLLQDTLPPLNKDTRRRVAVVLHMRNKDFHHVIAPLSFECEKSVYVPGSLLPATAAGYHWIPSVLTINERLVLKGTSSDKERLPVYMALVGSTLTGRITLYMDKRVRTNYLNPPGYAVHLPYASKPVVARGERLATFNWGSSVVLVMDVPTRCTALKRAGDVVKAGEALFQF is encoded by the coding sequence ATGGCGCCATTGCAACTCACTCCTCCCTTGTGCTTCCACAAAAACCATCGCAACGTTCGTCTTTCGAACCCGACTCGCCGGTGGCTGTACAACAGGATTTTTCTCGGTGGCATCGGCGCGTTTGGCTGTTACCTGGCACTGCGCTACCAACTCGCGGCGTGGGAAGCGCGTCGACATCCGGGAGATGGAAACTACCTCTGCTCCAGCGACATGGTTGATTTCCTGCTCTACATGCCTCTCAACCTCATCTCTAACGCCGCTGGTCGACTTGTAGAGAATCAATCCGTACCAGCGCGGGTGCACAACTGGTTTGTACAGGCCGCTGTTTACTGGCACGCACTGGATATGTCCGAGTCGGAGCAGAAGACCAACTTCGACACCTTTCAGCAGTTTTACGTCCGGGACTGGACGCCAACAGCACGCCCAGTAGATGCCGCAGCCTCTGTTGTCGCCCCGTGTGACGGCCAAGTGCTGGCCGTGAACACGGATGTGGAGAGCACCTCGCTGGTGCAAGTGAAGGGGCTCACCTACGGCATGCGTTCCCTCTTGCAGGATACCCTTCCACCATTGAACAAGgacacgcgccgccgcgtggcCGTGGTGCTTCACATGCGCAACAAGGACTTTCATCACGTCATCGCACCACTGTCGTTTGAGTGCGAGAAGAGCGTCTACGTGCCTGGCTCCCTGCTGCCGGCGACCGCGGCTGGCTATCATTGGATCCCCTCCGTTCTCACCATCAACGAACGCCTCGTGCTGAAAGGGACGTCTAGCGACAAGGAACGACTTCCGGTTTATATGGCTCTCGTTGGCAGCACGCTAACCGGACGCATAACGCTCTACATGGATAAGCGCGTTCGCACAAACTACCTCAACCCTCCAGGCTACGCGGTGCACCTACCGTACGCCTCGAAGCCGGTTGTGGCGCGCGGCGAGCGACTGGCGACGTTCAACTGGGGATCATCCGTCGTTCTGGTGATGGATGTGCCAACGCGCTGCACGGCGCTCAAGCGCGCGGGTGATGTAGTGAAGGCTGGCGAGGCTCTCTTTCAGTTTTAA
- a CDS encoding hypothetical protein (TriTrypDB/GeneDB-style sysID: LpmP.34.4460), with protein MSLTTVDDRQRDDVVHLRVLLQKREYHLAELINEVVYAEQERYKAVQEASSLRELVSRLEDIINKLLEYHMTIHREVLLPALIDSAGNSGDAHSVRAPAAEGFTAVGSSKDVLDDLLGEPRLSSETKNLVQGVLQQKRKGERLSSSDAELHGNSSSLLAALSNAAPCRRPADAEASVDHARRRAIILSSSLLQNQEELVQLLRSIRVQTEDLRHHWDRLRGVEVQDRQQPLCESTVRQQKPISDVAPFRLENLRQHSNRTHTLEEALRSVEKERDALRVQLRERNAAAAAALEANTPPQVVQPDESWHEEMAQLKKELAYAQQRVLQEQARNQGLKKQVSQLEKVAAASPITPSATSPTTCVHCEETRADMHNQSSDFQAAKTTWKEEEKRLKNEIASLRLQIKEPVNKTSLPLPSPPVGALTDAPQCYSSGPTSERKIGHLEATVASTKADLQIMEMRMAVMQSEWDSERRRILAAHERERQRLRDERDECQRIIDKMSLELQALSQMSSRAPLAIPSIAG; from the coding sequence ATGTCACTCACAACTGTTGACGATCGGCAGAGAGACGATGTCGTCCATCTGAGAGTTCTCCTGCAGAAGCGGGAGTATCATCTTGCTGAGCTGATCAACGAGGTCGTTTATGCGGAACAGGAACGCTAcaaggcggtgcaggaggcAAGTAGTCTCCGTGAGCTTGTCTCTCGCCTGGAGGACATCATCAACAAGCTGCTGGAGTACCATATGACCATTCACAGGGAGGTGCTTCTTCCAGCATTGATTGATTCCgccggcaacagcggcgatgcACACAGCGTAAGAGCGCCGGCAGCAGAAGGCTTCACAGCGGTAGGATCTTCGAAAGACGTCCTCGATGACCTGCTTGGCGAACCGCGCCTTTCCAGTGAAACGAAGAATCTCGTTCAGGGTGTCCTGCAACAAAAGCGGAAAGGCGAGCGACTGTCAAGTAGTGATGCCGAGCTGCACGGTAACTCTTCCTCCCTGTTGGCGGCGCTTTCCAACGCTGCTCCTTGCCGACGGCCTGCCGACGCAGAGGCGTCAGTGGATCACGCCAGGCGTCGCGCCATTATCCTCAgttcctctcttttgcaAAACCAAGAGGaactggtgcagctgctgcgcagcattCGGGTCCAAACAGAGGATCTGCGTCACCACTGGGATAGGCTACGCGGCGTGGAAGTACAAGacaggcagcagccactCTGCGAGTCCACCGTTCGACAGCAGAAGCCGATAAGCGACGTCGCGCCTTTCCGGCTAGAGAACCTGCGCCAGCATAGCAACCGTACTCACACActggaggaggcactgcgaAGTGTCGAGAAGGAACGTGACGCTCTacgggtgcagctgcgcgagcgcaatgcggctgctgccgctgccctggAGGCAAACACACCACCGCAGGTTGTTCAGCCAGACGAATCGTGGCAcgaggagatggcgcagcTCAAGAAGGAGCTCGCCtacgcacagcagcgcgttcTGCAAGAGCAAGCGCGGAATCAGGGACTGAAAAAGCAAGTCTCCCAGCTGGAGAAAGTGGCCGCGGCGTCACCGATTACGCCATCTGCGACGAGCCCAACCACCTGCGTTCATTGCGAAGAGACGCGTGCAGACATGCACAATCAATCGTCAGACTTTCAGGCCGCCAAGACAACatggaaggaggaggagaaacgCCTGAAGAACGAAATTGCATCCCTGAGGCTCCAGATAAAAGAGCCCGTCAACAAGACTTCACTGCCGTTACCCTCTCCGCCTGTAGGCGCCCTGACAGATGCACCGCAATGTTACTCATCTGGGCCCACGAGTGAACGCAAAATCGGCCACCTCGAGGCCACAGTTGCCTCCACGAAGGCAGACCTGCAGATCATGGAGATGCGTATGGCGGTCATGCAAAGTGAGTGGGACTCTGAACGGCGCCGCATCCTCGCCGCACACGAgcgagagcggcagcgcctgcgcgacGAGAGAGACGAGTGCCAGAGAATCATCGACAAGATGTCCCTTGAGCTACAGGCCCTCTCTCAGATGAGCTCCAGAGCACCGCTGGCCATCCCAAGCATCGCCGGCTAG